One Alligator mississippiensis isolate rAllMis1 chromosome 16, rAllMis1, whole genome shotgun sequence genomic region harbors:
- the F2RL3 gene encoding proteinase-activated receptor 4, with the protein MCRHRRMSHQLVLWCSLWALCSAGPDYDDYSQNSTDEQRTMSQNTLCPRAIPGEKVTSDNTTYLDIHEAARSQLSSPVTVWLLPSLYTVVFLVGLPANGLALWVLATRIEKLTSTIFLMNLAAADLLLVLVLPFKLSYYFLGNHWPFGEGLCRLTTAFFYGNMYCSVLLLMCVSVDRYLGVVHPFFSRSFRSPGFAACTCAAVWVCAAIFTLPLTLLKQSYPLYRTNIILCHDALPRHEETEYYFYYFVCLIACGFLVPLAVMLFSYGSVLWALLGSGERYLHAMKLTALVLLTLVVFYTPSNILLLIHYSRSCSVLHGHLYISYMLSLALSACNSCIDPFIYYYVSEEFRDKVKSRLFGCSKQTITSLKTSKEMLPQQSSHSQSVV; encoded by the exons ATGTGCAGGCACAGAAGGATGTCACATCAGCTGGTGCTGTGGTGCAGCCTCTGGGCACTCTGCTCGGCGGGTCCAGACTACGATG ATTACTCTCAGAACAGCACCGACGAGCAGAGGACGATGTCTCAAAACACTCTGTGTCCCCGAGCCATCCCAGGAGAGAAGGTGACTAGTGACAACACCACCTACCTGGACATCCATGAGGCTGCCCGCTCCCAGCTGAGCAGCCCGGTCACAGTGTGGCTCCTCCCCTCTCTCTACACTGTcgtcttcctggtggggctgccggCCAACGGGCTGGCCCTCTGGGTCCTGGCCACAAGGATCGAGAAGCTGACTTCCACCATCTTCCTGAtgaacctggcagcagctgacctgctgctggtgctggtgctgccctTTAAGCTCTCTTATTACTTCCTGGGGAACCACTGGCCCTTTGGTGAAGGCCTGTGCCGGCTCACCACAGCCTTCTTCTATGGGAACATgtactgctctgtgctgctgctcatgTGTGTCAGTGTGGACCGCTACCTGGGCGTGGTGCATCCCTTCTTCTCCCGCTCCTTCCGCAGCCCAGGCTTCGCTGCGTGCACCTGTGCTGCTGTCTGGGTTTGCGCTGCCATCTTCACCCTGCCCTTGACCCTCCTGAAGCAGTCGTATCCCTTGTATAGGACAAACATCATCCTGTGCCACGATGCCCTCCCCAGGCATGAGGAGACCGAGTACTATTTCTACTACTTCGTCTGCTTGATTGCATGTGGTTTCCTGGTCCCGCTGGCAGTCATGCTGTTCAGCTATGGCTCTGTGTTGTGGGCCCTGCTGGGCAGTGGAGAGCGGTACCTACATGCCATGAAGCTCACCGCCCTCGTGCTGCTCACTCTTGTGGTGTTCTACACGCCCAGCAACATCCTCCTCCTCATCCACTATTCCCGGAGCTGCTCCGTGCTCCACGGGCACCTGTACATCAGCTACATGCTGAGCTTGGCCCTCAGTGCCTGCAACAGCTGCATTGACCCCTTTATCTACTATTACGTCTCTGAGGAGTTCAGGGACAAGGTGAAGAGCAGACTCTTCGGCTGCAGCAAGCAAACCATCACCTctctaaaaacctccaaggagatGCTCCCTCAGCAGAGCTCCCACTCGCAGTCTGTGGTGTGA